The Calypte anna isolate BGI_N300 chromosome 20, bCalAnn1_v1.p, whole genome shotgun sequence genome includes a region encoding these proteins:
- the PFDN4 gene encoding prefoldin subunit 4 isoform X2, translating to MAATMKKAAAEDVNVTFEDQQKINKFARNTSRITELKEEIEVKKKQLQNLEDACDDIMMLDDDDSLLIPYQIGDVFISHSQEETQEMLEEAKKSLQEEIETLESRVESIQRVLSDLKVQLYAKFGNNINLEAEDS from the exons ATGGCCGCCACCATGAAGAAAGCG GCTGCAGAAGATGTTAATGTTACTTTTGAAGATCAACAGAAAATTAACAAGTTCGCAAGAAATACTAGCAGGATCACagagctgaaagaagaaatagaagtgaaaaag AAACAACTTCAGAACTTGGAAGATGCTTGTGATGACATCATGATGCTGGATGATGATGATTCACTTCTCATACCCTACCAAATTGGAGATGTCTTCATTAGTCATTCCCAAGAAGAGACACAAGAGATGCTGGAGGAGGCAAAG aaaagtttaCAAGAAGAAATTGAAACATTAGAATCCCGAGTGGAATCAATTCAGAGGGTGTTATCTGACCTGAAAGTTCAGCTCTATGCAAAGTTTGGAAATAACATAAATCTTGAAGCTGAAGATAGTTAA
- the PFDN4 gene encoding prefoldin subunit 4 isoform X1, whose product MGTPSPARRSVKGSLAESGSAAEDVNVTFEDQQKINKFARNTSRITELKEEIEVKKKQLQNLEDACDDIMMLDDDDSLLIPYQIGDVFISHSQEETQEMLEEAKKSLQEEIETLESRVESIQRVLSDLKVQLYAKFGNNINLEAEDS is encoded by the exons ATGgggacccccagccctgcccgcAGGTCCGTCAAGGGGAGTCTCGCAGAGTCCGGTTCG GCTGCAGAAGATGTTAATGTTACTTTTGAAGATCAACAGAAAATTAACAAGTTCGCAAGAAATACTAGCAGGATCACagagctgaaagaagaaatagaagtgaaaaag AAACAACTTCAGAACTTGGAAGATGCTTGTGATGACATCATGATGCTGGATGATGATGATTCACTTCTCATACCCTACCAAATTGGAGATGTCTTCATTAGTCATTCCCAAGAAGAGACACAAGAGATGCTGGAGGAGGCAAAG aaaagtttaCAAGAAGAAATTGAAACATTAGAATCCCGAGTGGAATCAATTCAGAGGGTGTTATCTGACCTGAAAGTTCAGCTCTATGCAAAGTTTGGAAATAACATAAATCTTGAAGCTGAAGATAGTTAA